A region of the Cucurbita pepo subsp. pepo cultivar mu-cu-16 chromosome LG14, ASM280686v2, whole genome shotgun sequence genome:
GAATTCTCCTCGGAtgatcgtgggagtgtacgtcgacgacctcataatcactggatGTGACATGGAAGTTCTTGGGAGATTCAAGAGGGAcatgtcaaagaacttcaagatgagcgatctcggcgTGCTCAGCTACAAGCTCGACATCAAAGTGCAATAGAGTACTGCCGACATCACCATCTGTCAAGGTGTGTACGCAAAGAAGCTACTGGACATAGCTAGGCTAGCGGACAGTAACCCTACAAGGACGTCAATGGAGGCCCGACTCCAGCTAAGGAAGGTCGGCACTACGACAGCAATCGACCCCACCAATTACCACAGCATTGTCAGGAGCctgcgctatctggtaaacacacGCTCTGACCTTGCTTGTTCCGTTGGATTCTTGAATAGGTTTATGGAAGGacctagggaggagcatctGGTGGCTGTCAAACACATCGTGCGCTATGTGGCCGGAACCAAAGGTTGGGATGTGAGATACTGCacagggagaggaaaggagaaactTGAGCTGGTCATTTACAATGATAGTGACATGAtcggtgacgttgatgatcgtaagagcaccagcggaatgatttacttcctctcaagCGGCGCaatctgctggcaatcaactaAACAAAATGTAGTTGTTTTGTCTTCTTGCGAAGCAGAATACATCGCCGCTTCGACGGCAGCAACACAGGAGATTTGGCTTGCACGactgatggaagaactcatcggaaGAGAAGGCaatccaccaatgctatacgtggacaacaaagctatGATCTCCTTGatcaaaaatccagttttgcacgaccggagcaagcacatagaaatcagatCGGGGGCTCATCAAGACTGATTTCACCCGAATAGAGAAACAGCTTGGAGATATCTTCACCAAATCTCTAGTGCgggtgaaatttgaagaactacgcTCGCTCGAAGATCggaattcaaataataaggtaaaTATACCTAGAGATtcaggaggagattgttagataaatccCTATTCTTAAGTtaagaatttctattttattgttaaagcCACACCATTAAAGTTAGTGGGCAGTGGGAGGAGTTTAATTAAGTGGCCAGAATTcctattttattgttaaagcCACACCATTAAAGTTAGAGGAGTTTAATTAAGTCGCCAcctttttacatttttaggatagaatgattatttaaatatacaaATTGAATGAGAATAAAATCATCTAGTCTTCAACTCATAATCTGAAATACTGTCCCTCTCTTTATTTTTccgttattttcttcttccaacatTTTCTTTCGGCTTTTTTTCTCTGTCAACGTTCCTCACATTCGCTCAGTCAAAGATAACAGTCATCTTCTTCGCACGATTCCACATGATTTCTGATTcagtttctctctcatcccgAAAGCTTCTGACAGCCTCCTCGATCATTCTTCCTTTTTGATCCCGACTGTCGTCAATCTCCCTTCACTTCTCATTTACACCCGAGGTGACAAATACGTTTGTGTGGCTTGAAATAGAGAAGCACGGTGTTCATTTATTCGAAAATAACTCCCCTTTGCCAATGACGAGGTTACGTTGAAGACCATGACAGAAAGGCATCGTTAGACTTACTGTGGTATGTTTCAAGTCGTCAGTCGTCACTTGTGCAGCGTGTGTTGTTTGTTATAGTGTTGGATCtaacttgtaaatgtttgctgaatccaccgcacctaaatggtgtgaaagttatcttatttataataaaataaattacaaggatatggaaagagtaataaatgaaaataacaataaatggaaagatacccatggtaataaggcaaatattagatatttatcttataataaaatatcaaatataatatatatggtaaactataattgattactaaatatccttaacaccccaccgcaagatgagcgtcggatttgaacgaacgtgaagcttggatctgaaaaaatcaaagaggttgagaaacacttttcgtgaagatgtcaacagcCTGGTTTAGAGGAGGTGtaaagaaacactttcttggccatcaaaaattgcagagggatcgccgctcagcggcgatgctgccttggctttggtgagaatatgtctaacccatgaagagggattgtcacttagcgacgatgctgccttagctctggtgagaatatgtctaaccccaagaagtagaaggggaaacctagagcaagggacaaagacaatgttgaagccagAAGAGTtgccacattgggcgaaggagccaattttggcgagaagggcagcggcaacttggttggcgaaaAGGCCAGTGCGGCGCCTAGATTCCAAAGATAAATCTCTGCATAAGGTCGATGGGCTTATtgagattctgtatattttcGAAGAGAACGCTGATGAAGATtctaagattagggtttctgggaaggatgaaggatgaatggaaaattgggaagaaaatgaaagaggctatgtttggaaaatgtgaggttgtatgtacagagtatggcgaaagatgatttggaggtcaaaagggtggagccgaagagtaataaATCGACTCTGCATGTGGCAGCCATGACGACTGCCCCTGAggcgtcaaagccagcagtggtggtggagaagaacagtagaagatttcaaaagccattgaaaatgAAGGATACGGGTTGCTAAAccaacctggctctgataccatgtaaatgtttgctgaattcaccacacctaaatggtgtgaaagttatcttatttataatcaaataaattacaaggatatggaaatagtaataaatagaaataacgataaatggaaagatacctctggaaataaggcaaatattagatatttgccttataataaaatatcaaatataatatatatggtaaacaataatttattactaaatatccttaacataAACTCTCTATTTCATCGACATCATACTCCAAAGGGGACTTCGTTCGCCCTTTCCTCTTGCTCTCTGTGTCTCATGTTCTCTTTTTTTGCAGGTGAGTTATAAGGAGTGGCTACTGTGTGGGGTTTCTTGTAGAGATCGTCAGTTGTTTTAATTCGCGAGGTTTCCGGTGCCTCAATAGAAATCTTGCATTTTTCGACGATTGTGTAAAAAAATTTTCGTAACCTTTGCACCACATGCATGCTTTAAATAACATGCGCAGACGTTTATAATAAACTCTTTAAAATGAAGCCATGCACTTACACattcaattcaaaacaagaaatttgaaacatCATAGTCTTTTAACATGAAATATAAAGAAACCACCTCTCAactattaaatgaaaaaatgaagaacaatccATATTACTACCCTATTATGACTCCCATGACCTTTCTAGCATTCACTGTCATCCATGCAGGGGCACTTTACATTTACACCCGTGCATTGGGGTCCTCCACTCGCCTGGTTGTGCCCTCCTTTATTCTTCGACCTGGTCGCGGGTGTGGGTCGCTATAGGTGGACAGGGCTGAAGCCCGCGTTGGCTGTAGGTGCCTTGGTTGGATTGAGGCCGGTTGGGTCACAGGTTGGGTCCAACCCGAATTTGGTTCGACCCGACACTTCtacttttgttttctctttctcttggCGTCGTTCCGATGTCATCTTTTTTATCAAAGCTGACACCTCCCTCTTCATTTCAGTTGGTTTACTCGTCCTTAGGGTATTTCGAGATCGTGGCTTTGTCTCTGATGTAGATTTGTTTCCTCTAGTTTGGTTTCGAAGTGCACAACTACTATGTTGTGAATAAGCGTCCGACGATGAGAACTATGGCTAAACGTGACGTATCTAGTGTCATTGTCGTGTTCTCCCTCTCGTTTCGTTGTCGTCCTTTGAGTTATCCTCATGCGTTTCCTCGTCGGACTAAGTTCACCGGAAAACTTTGAatagtttctctctctcttggtTTTCCTCTCCccctcttccttctttccaCGTGGGGtattttagcaaatattctcatagTAGCAAATAATGTCATGTTATCATAACCTTTTTGGTTTAGAAATCCCGatcctttattttcaatggcttctcAATCcttactcatcttcttctccaccaaatttctaaatagtttctctcttgatttcttaaagaatgagaaatagaaataaaattggaatctAAGGTGTATTCTTATTAATATTCATATCCTTAAATATGATACAAACTagccaaataaaatatactgtaaatcaaatcataaataaagaatattaaaatataatatttaaaatatattctataaataatatatactctaaatattatatctcaactGGCTTCTTTGTGGCGTGTTTTACCACAAAAGGAACGGGTGTAAAACTTCGACCACTTATTCAATTACAAATCCATAAATCAACCACACAAAAAAGACCCATAAAATCCATAAAAATTtcctaaatttcaaattcaaatccgAGGACTCACCGGTAGACTCATGTTCAATAACTCTTGGCTTTGAACACCAATAGTGATTTGAGTTGATCCATGACGAAATATGatgaaatcataaaaaaaaaaaaaaaaattgacctTTACGATCTCTCTGAAACTCACATAAGGCTCGATAAAACGATTAgtcaatttaataataaagagtAAATAGGCTTATtaactaattttgttttggagaATTATGAGCAACGGGGCATTGCTTTTTGCTTCACCTTATATTAAGGTAAAATACATGTGAAAAGGAGCATATTTTAAGGGGAAATGCATGTGATTTGGTGCAAATTTCAATGGAGAACTTAGCTAATAAACGCATTTATGTGTGAGTATGTTGCTTTTAGTGTAcgttttaacatttatttttttttttcttaaagcaACTCTTTCTTTGGTGTAAACAGAATATGGACGCCTTTGGACTTTGGCTTTTGCTTCTCATTCAAATTAGGCTTACCATTTTAGTACAATTTGAACCTATGAATGGATGAATTAATGGTTCTTCCTTAcatgttaattaaaaaactagCTACTTATTGCCTATAACTTGGCCTAGTGACACAAATTTATATGATACATTTCGCCCAAAAACTTAcccttaaaaatataatacgATAAACTTAGAAAGattttgatatgaaatatttgaattatgtttaattttttgttttgttcaatTCGAGCATAGTTCAGTGGATAagatatttattatcattttaaaggTCGATTGCTCgatttttcactttcagaattgttgtttacttttatttttacatatttcttatgggttttttctttttcccttaaCGAAGCTTCTTTGATGTATTTTGTTGATGCTTTACTAAGTTCCATTGTTAGCTATACTCCTCgtcataataatttattttttatcgttaatatgatattttaaatattttgtaataatccATGTCTAGGATTGGACCATGATTCATAATCTAGATTCGACATTTCTCTACATCTTCtacgacatggtcacgttGTATATTTTTCGCTTCTAAGAGTAAAAAACTATCTTTGTATATTTAGAGTTGTTTCAAGAAGTACACGTTTAAACTAtgaagttcctatgattgagcaaccgaaaatgaagatttaccTTATTGGTATAcgtaataattttcaattcttttaaatcttcTTTAACCATCATATATTTTCAGGATCGCTCTCATTCCGATATGATCTCAGCTCgttcatttactttttctatttttgggtacaaaattattaaaaacaatctTACTTCATGAGCTCTATTAATTGGATCTCTAAAAACTTCTATAAATccatattttataattaaagtaaTGGGTTGAGTAGAGATCCAAACATAAAGAATGAACTtaaagtatataatatatgtcCTTGGTGTTGGTTTCAAGATAAAAACTTtggtaaaatataaataatgaaaagaaaatattttaaaattttaaaaaattcattaggatcccaaaaataaaactcgtgtaaaacggtaaatttgACTTCAAAATGTATCGAAGCTTTGGGTAGTAAAAAAAAGTGGGATGCTGCCTGCTTGGCGGGCTTTAGCTCGTTATCTTACTATTCTCTCTATTAGGGCCCTCTTTGACAAAACTAGCATAcgggtttttttttccaactaaTGAAAGCGGTAGGACAAGTGAAACGAGATTTGTCAGACTTAAGGTAAAGGGTATGTCGGCATTTAAGTGTGAGGTAGTGGCAGCTGTTGTCAAAATGTATAGAAGCTTTGGATAGTAAAAAAAAGTGGGACACTGCCCACTTGGCGGGCTCTAGCTCGTTATCTTACTATTCTCTCTATTAGGATCCTCTTCGACAAAACTAGCATacggggttttttttttttccaactaaTGAAAGCGGTAGGACAAGTAACACGAGATTTGTCAGGCTTAAGGTAAAGGGTATGTCGGCATTTAAGTGTGAGGCAGTGGcaggtgttggatgataaaagtcccacatcgactaagtttaggagatggctctgatactatgttagacgaacataactctccacaatgatatgatattgtccactttgagcataagctctcatggctttgttttggatttcCCCAAAAATCTTCGTACCAATGGAAttagacaatattataccattgtggagagtcgtgttcgtctaacaacaGCCACTAACAATCTCACGAGAACCATAAATTTATGTAACTTTAAACAGATAAATTACGGTAACATAgtcaaatgagaaaaaaaaaattgtatatataCTTAGGAGCACGCGTTACAAATAAATCCTCTCCtaataacaaaaacaatcaaTTCTACCCATTGTTTTTAACAGATCCACAATAATTTATGTGactctttttttattgtatttcaaatttttttcaaattctttttttgaaacaaGAAAGTTCAAGATGATTAGATGATCCATTGAAATAATGGATAATAGAAGAATTGAATATCATGCATACTCACACATGCCATATACACAAAACTTCCCCGGCTTGCAGCGGTTGTTGCATTGCCCGCAATGCCGCTTGTCATACGCCACATCAACGCACTGCCCTCGACAACACTCCCCCGTGTACTTACATTTCTTCTTGCATCCACCACAATTGTGCTTGTCATGCATCACATCCACGCACTTGTTGTTGCAACATTCCCACCCTTTTCCATGCATTTTCTCGCacatcttcttgttcttgtggCAATGGCTCGCCGCTCTAGGGTTCTTCACCTCCTCGGCTAGAAAACGACTCAAGCTTCTTGATGGCAACAATGTCGTCGTCGAATCTTCGACGACACCTGACGTTGTTGTCTCTTTTGACTTTACGAAGGTCTTCAGGGTGATAGTGATGGATAGAGCCATGGTTATAGCTATTACGAGCATTACTTTCTTAACTTCCATGGCTTCGTCCGTGGAAGTTATAAAGAGAGGAGCGCGTACAGGTCGATTCAGATCTTtgaaattggatttttttcaGAGAGGGAGAAGGGTAGGAAGGTAGGGGCGGGGAGGTTTGATGTATATAGTAGGACTAATCCGAGAAAGATGGTGTAAAAGGAAATGGCAAAGAGTGTTGTTGAATTCTAGGTCAATAGCTCACAAAGCTTGTATcttacataattttaattaatcaatgtgATGTAGGTTCAAAAGTCAAAGGGGTAAATCAGggattttaagaaatatagtGTCGCCATGAAGGAGCTGGCATGAGGAAATTAAGGTATGCTGCTAGATTAAGCAAAGGTTAGGGGTTTGCAATGCAAAAAGGCTCaaaattgaagcaaaagaGATGGCTTTAATTTAATGTAGTTGTGTATTTACTTAGAaccaaaacatttatttaaatataagtcTCTAAAGGGCATGAAATAAGCAAAGATAGCTTGGAAAATGAGAGGTTTGAATG
Encoded here:
- the LOC111810822 gene encoding stigma-specific STIG1-like protein 3, with the protein product MEVKKVMLVIAITMALSITITLKTFVKSKETTTSGVVEDSTTTLLPSRSLSRFLAEEVKNPRAASHCHKNKKMCEKMHGKGWECCNNKCVDVMHDKHNCGGCKKKCKYTGECCRGQCVDVAYDKRHCGQCNNRCKPGKFCVYGMCEYA